The Gemmata palustris genome includes a region encoding these proteins:
- a CDS encoding bifunctional heptose 7-phosphate kinase/heptose 1-phosphate adenyltransferase yields the protein MLTAQLVDHILTTIPGRTVGVLGDLFLDRYLDIDPALNEPSVETGLTAYQVVGVRSYPGAAGTVINNLAALGVGHIYPIACIGDDGEGYELRQALGKMPAVEQGGIFLSATRRTPTYTKPMLGKEELNRLDIKNRTPTPEDIQDRVIALLDEAWPRLDALLVLDQVSEEDCGVVTRKVRDHLAQLAERDPAKFVLADSREQIGLFRNVCAKPNEREICEAVDWCPWDEEREAQDKALALAHATGRHVFLTRGEKDIFLPTPWKREGTTEGSGATVVPTYPVSGPIDICGAGDSCSAGIASAMVSGLTHAQAAAFGNLVASITIQQIGVTGTAPPDLVRKRWNEVNK from the coding sequence ATGCTCACTGCTCAACTCGTTGACCACATTTTGACCACGATCCCCGGGCGCACCGTCGGTGTGCTGGGCGACCTGTTCCTCGATCGGTACCTGGATATCGACCCCGCACTCAACGAACCATCGGTGGAAACGGGATTAACCGCGTACCAGGTCGTTGGCGTGCGGAGCTATCCGGGCGCCGCGGGCACGGTCATCAACAACCTCGCGGCCCTCGGGGTGGGGCACATTTACCCCATCGCGTGCATCGGCGACGACGGCGAGGGGTACGAACTCCGCCAAGCACTGGGCAAAATGCCCGCGGTCGAACAGGGCGGGATCTTCCTGTCCGCGACGCGGCGCACGCCGACGTACACGAAGCCGATGTTGGGCAAGGAGGAACTCAACCGGCTCGACATCAAGAACCGCACGCCGACGCCGGAAGACATTCAGGACCGCGTCATCGCGCTACTGGACGAGGCGTGGCCCCGGTTGGACGCACTGCTCGTGCTCGATCAGGTGAGCGAAGAAGACTGCGGGGTCGTTACACGAAAAGTGCGCGACCATTTGGCGCAACTCGCCGAACGCGATCCCGCGAAGTTCGTGCTGGCCGACAGCCGCGAGCAGATCGGGCTGTTCCGCAACGTGTGCGCCAAGCCGAACGAGCGGGAAATCTGCGAGGCGGTCGATTGGTGCCCGTGGGATGAGGAACGCGAGGCGCAAGACAAGGCGCTCGCGCTGGCGCACGCCACCGGGCGCCACGTGTTTCTCACTCGTGGTGAGAAAGACATCTTCTTGCCGACGCCGTGGAAAAGAGAGGGAACCACCGAAGGCAGTGGGGCGACCGTGGTGCCCACTTACCCCGTGTCCGGTCCAATCGACATCTGCGGGGCCGGGGACAGTTGCTCCGCGGGAATCGCGTCGGCGATGGTCAGTGGGTTGACGCACGCACAGGCCGCGGCGTTCGGGAACCTGGTGGCATCGATCACCATTCAGCAGATCGGCGTGACCGGCACCGCCCCTCCGGATCTCGTGCGCAAGAGGTGGAACGAAGTGAACAAGTAG
- a CDS encoding dioxygenase family protein, whose amino-acid sequence MSSPLHLPNRRLFLASAAVAATSPFWTVRGAFAEELTRTPAQTEGPFYPNKLPLDTDNDLLVINDGITPAVGDITHLTGKVLDAKGNPLKNAVVEIWQCDAKGVYLHTGDSAGKKEQQDKNFQGFGRFVTGTTGEYYFRTIKPVPYPGRTPHIHFKIKQGKKELLTTQLYVKGEAGNEKDGIWKGVRNEKQRAAITVDFEKVKGSKTGELAANFVIILGVTPAE is encoded by the coding sequence ATGAGCAGCCCGTTGCACCTGCCGAACCGCCGGTTGTTCCTGGCGTCCGCCGCGGTCGCGGCGACCTCTCCGTTCTGGACCGTGCGCGGCGCGTTCGCCGAGGAACTGACCCGCACCCCGGCCCAAACCGAGGGGCCGTTCTACCCGAACAAGTTGCCGCTCGATACCGACAACGACCTCCTCGTCATCAACGACGGGATCACGCCCGCGGTCGGCGACATTACGCACCTCACCGGCAAGGTACTCGACGCGAAGGGGAACCCGCTGAAGAACGCGGTGGTGGAAATCTGGCAGTGTGACGCCAAAGGCGTGTACCTGCACACCGGCGACAGTGCGGGGAAGAAGGAACAGCAGGACAAGAACTTCCAGGGGTTCGGGCGGTTCGTGACGGGTACGACGGGCGAGTATTACTTCCGCACCATCAAACCGGTTCCGTACCCCGGGCGCACGCCGCACATTCACTTCAAGATCAAACAGGGGAAGAAGGAACTGTTGACCACGCAACTGTACGTGAAGGGGGAGGCGGGCAACGAGAAAGACGGCATTTGGAAGGGCGTGCGGAACGAAAAACAGCGCGCCGCGATCACGGTGGACTTCGAGAAGGTGAAGGGATCGAAGACCGGTGAACTGGCCGCGAATTTCGTCATCATCTTGGGCGTCACGCCCGCGGAGTGA
- a CDS encoding PVC-type heme-binding CxxCH protein: MPRLSPAFAFTLLVSLGGLSPPAHLYAQKEFGFDNQKGSGQPYLKPDETVAKIKVPDEFEVKLFAGEPQVVNPVAFTVDEKGRIWVVECFEYPKRTPKGKAPRDRIVILEDTDGDGVCDKRTVFAEGKDFPVTEERKKAGLGAFDLCTGIEVGHGGVFVGAAPYLWFIENKDDKAGKFDVLLKGFGSQDTHETLNTFQWGPDGWLYGLHGIFTNSAVKPGDQLDGPEARINGGIWRYHPKLKKFEIFAEGTSNPWGMDWRNTDGQFILACCVIPHLYHIVPGGVYKRQAGASFNPHVYGYLNEISDHTFHKESGWAHAGLISLDVPHMPKRFQNSVIFGSIHGCSIKQNVLKPNGSTYTASRGDDFLVSGDKNFRPINMKWGPNGDIYLIDWHDQNPCHQTNPDDWDYERGRVYRIQLKGTKTKKAEDLSKKTVVELAALACDSNPYLYRTALRLLRESQADKQEVIRSEHYSVEKAGSSLRFMWMVLAVEAFTKESVEGFKTDEEHLKRIAVRAEHLVRATWESGFATDDTIKVFAQLTEFVSPNVRRELASAAIRLSEKHDVTPLLRALMARKEDAKDPVIPQLVWLAYERVIAKKEGASTPAEKELVWLAEEAPKNEFVRDQIVPKVMRRLVATGQPSDLRLCVEFVTKLKDADARAKALEGLALALDKQSVNAPEGWAALQAEIAKENNAKHVALANKLAVVFRDPAALKRAVEIVANTGLAADVRAEAARQLGSIRAPETVALLLNLVRKDTSDTVRSEAARALAGFDVPKLGGDLLAGWKDYPKAVRPDVINTLATRKEWARALLGAMADKKIDRAEVTDNTILRIQAFNDKDLNALIEKAWGRTRTTPADLAKLIDKTRESLYEAPASFDRGRKVFENTCGKCHKFEGKGAEVGPPLDGAGRDIEYILGNVLDPNRVIGAPYFLRTARLTDDTVFSGLLAEEDDKTITLKLENAVLKKIKKEDLAEPVRVAEKSLMPEGLGYNMTPQDFRDLVRYLMANPFVTDVTVNGTKHAVGAPGRVVLPDTKGAPAVVEAEVTASSELKTRVLIGSTADYEVRLDGKVIGTGRGAGKETRPDRDAFDVTVPTGKHTLAVVVKGGGPNAVYARFLDPDRKLKYLDAGERK; encoded by the coding sequence ATGCCGCGTCTCTCCCCCGCGTTTGCCTTCACGTTACTCGTATCCCTCGGCGGCCTGTCCCCTCCCGCACACCTCTACGCTCAGAAAGAGTTCGGGTTCGATAACCAGAAGGGTTCGGGGCAGCCGTACCTCAAGCCGGACGAAACGGTCGCGAAGATCAAAGTGCCCGACGAGTTCGAGGTGAAGCTGTTCGCGGGCGAGCCGCAGGTGGTGAACCCGGTCGCGTTCACGGTGGACGAGAAGGGGCGGATCTGGGTCGTGGAGTGCTTCGAGTACCCGAAGCGCACGCCGAAGGGCAAAGCCCCGCGCGACCGCATCGTGATCCTCGAAGACACGGACGGCGACGGCGTGTGCGACAAGCGCACCGTGTTCGCCGAGGGCAAGGACTTCCCAGTTACAGAGGAACGAAAGAAGGCCGGGCTGGGCGCGTTCGACCTGTGTACCGGCATCGAGGTCGGACACGGCGGCGTGTTCGTCGGGGCCGCGCCGTACCTGTGGTTCATCGAGAACAAGGACGACAAGGCCGGGAAGTTCGACGTGCTCCTGAAGGGTTTCGGCAGCCAGGACACGCACGAAACGCTGAACACGTTCCAGTGGGGGCCGGACGGCTGGCTGTACGGGCTGCACGGCATCTTCACGAACTCCGCGGTGAAGCCGGGCGACCAGCTCGACGGCCCGGAGGCCCGCATTAACGGCGGCATCTGGCGCTACCACCCGAAGCTGAAGAAGTTCGAGATCTTCGCGGAGGGCACATCGAACCCCTGGGGCATGGACTGGCGCAACACGGACGGGCAGTTCATCCTCGCGTGCTGCGTGATCCCGCACCTGTACCACATCGTTCCCGGCGGCGTCTACAAGCGCCAAGCGGGAGCGAGCTTCAACCCGCACGTGTACGGCTACCTCAACGAGATCAGTGACCACACGTTCCACAAGGAATCGGGCTGGGCGCACGCGGGCCTCATCTCGCTCGACGTACCGCACATGCCGAAGCGGTTCCAGAACAGCGTGATCTTCGGCAGCATCCACGGGTGCAGCATCAAGCAGAACGTCCTGAAGCCCAACGGCAGCACGTACACCGCGAGCCGCGGGGACGACTTCCTGGTGAGCGGCGACAAGAACTTCCGGCCGATCAACATGAAGTGGGGGCCGAACGGCGACATCTACCTCATCGACTGGCACGACCAGAACCCGTGCCACCAAACGAACCCCGACGACTGGGACTACGAACGCGGCCGCGTCTACCGCATCCAACTGAAGGGCACGAAGACGAAGAAGGCGGAGGATCTGAGCAAGAAGACGGTGGTAGAGTTGGCTGCTCTCGCGTGTGATTCTAATCCTTACCTCTATCGTACTGCGCTGCGATTACTTCGTGAGTCGCAAGCAGACAAACAAGAGGTAATAAGATCGGAACACTACAGTGTTGAAAAAGCGGGCTCATCCTTACGCTTCATGTGGATGGTTCTCGCTGTTGAAGCATTTACCAAAGAAAGTGTCGAAGGATTTAAGACAGATGAGGAGCACTTGAAGCGAATCGCGGTTCGAGCCGAACACTTGGTTCGTGCCACCTGGGAGTCAGGTTTCGCGACCGACGACACCATTAAGGTATTCGCCCAATTGACCGAGTTCGTATCGCCAAATGTTCGTCGCGAACTTGCCTCGGCCGCGATTCGCCTATCCGAAAAGCACGACGTGACCCCACTCCTTCGCGCGCTGATGGCTCGCAAGGAGGACGCGAAAGACCCGGTCATTCCGCAATTGGTGTGGCTCGCATACGAGCGGGTCATCGCGAAGAAGGAGGGGGCCAGCACGCCCGCGGAGAAGGAACTGGTGTGGCTCGCGGAAGAGGCGCCGAAGAACGAGTTCGTGCGTGACCAGATCGTGCCGAAGGTGATGCGCCGGCTCGTCGCCACGGGGCAGCCGAGCGACCTGCGGTTGTGCGTCGAGTTCGTCACGAAGCTGAAGGACGCGGACGCCCGCGCCAAAGCGCTCGAAGGGCTGGCGCTCGCGCTCGATAAACAATCTGTGAACGCGCCCGAGGGGTGGGCTGCGCTGCAAGCGGAGATCGCGAAAGAAAACAACGCCAAGCACGTCGCGCTGGCGAACAAGCTCGCGGTGGTCTTCCGCGACCCGGCCGCGCTCAAGCGAGCGGTCGAGATCGTGGCGAATACCGGGCTCGCCGCCGACGTGCGGGCCGAAGCTGCGCGGCAACTCGGGTCGATCCGGGCGCCGGAAACCGTTGCGCTGTTGCTGAACCTCGTCCGCAAAGACACGTCCGACACGGTGCGCAGCGAAGCTGCTCGCGCGCTGGCCGGGTTCGATGTCCCGAAGCTCGGGGGCGATCTGCTCGCCGGCTGGAAGGATTACCCGAAGGCCGTGCGCCCGGACGTCATCAACACGCTCGCGACCCGCAAGGAGTGGGCACGCGCGCTGCTGGGCGCAATGGCCGACAAGAAGATCGATCGCGCGGAAGTGACCGATAACACCATTCTCCGCATTCAGGCGTTCAACGACAAAGACCTGAACGCGCTCATCGAAAAGGCGTGGGGCCGCACGCGGACGACGCCCGCCGACCTCGCGAAGCTCATCGACAAGACGCGCGAATCGCTGTACGAGGCCCCAGCGTCGTTCGATCGCGGGCGCAAGGTGTTCGAGAATACCTGCGGGAAGTGCCACAAGTTCGAGGGTAAAGGGGCCGAAGTCGGCCCGCCGCTCGATGGCGCCGGGCGCGACATCGAGTACATCCTCGGTAACGTGCTCGACCCGAACCGCGTGATCGGCGCGCCGTACTTCCTCCGCACGGCCCGGCTAACCGACGACACCGTGTTCTCGGGCCTCCTGGCCGAAGAAGACGACAAGACCATTACGCTGAAACTCGAAAACGCGGTGCTGAAGAAGATCAAGAAGGAGGATCTCGCCGAACCGGTCCGCGTGGCCGAGAAGTCGCTCATGCCCGAGGGCCTGGGCTACAACATGACGCCTCAAGACTTCCGCGACCTCGTGCGGTACCTGATGGCGAACCCGTTCGTCACCGACGTCACGGTGAACGGCACGAAGCACGCGGTCGGCGCGCCGGGCCGGGTGGTGCTCCCCGATACGAAGGGCGCGCCCGCGGTGGTCGAGGCCGAAGTGACCGCGTCGAGCGAACTGAAGACGCGGGTGCTGATCGGCTCGACGGCCGATTACGAAGTGCGGCTCGACGGGAAGGTAATCGGCACCGGTCGGGGGGCGGGTAAGGAGACGCGCCCGGACCGCGACGCCTTCGACGTGACGGTCCCCACGGGCAAGCACACGCTCGCGGTGGTGGTGAAGGGCGGGGGACCGAACGCGGTCTACGCGCGCTTCCTCGACCCCGACCGCAAGTTGAAGTACCTGGACGCGGGCGAGAGGAAGTAA
- a CDS encoding TIGR02996 domain-containing protein — protein sequence MSSAMLHTNDDFLNAIRAEPHERTLRLLYADWLDEHEDPRGELIRTEEEMRQVPVFADRFWELKPRRNELRTTAGTEWCALMKYGTECEPVFRHGIPDGWRERWRLIREFTERWYRVPMPDIGGRQAEIAEAEARLGRKLPPSVREWVAFAHDANMRPNHPIYLHVFRELYEMENVPDHPALSLLRQYEDGYAWAVHHNTLDDPDPPVHGYGFEFENGMATTCSPDTERNPLATTVTEFTLGTALTYMKGHVSGDWVSTTSADPASVLNELAATFPPPTRFGHYNIYEAENIMVLASPEIRRSGTWFEMRIFKPLTREQMPASLWRYSSNGRASHQLTERSILPPAGPNDPIPF from the coding sequence ATGTCTTCAGCCATGCTCCACACGAACGACGATTTCCTGAACGCGATCCGGGCCGAACCGCACGAGCGCACGCTGCGCCTCCTCTACGCGGACTGGCTCGACGAGCACGAAGACCCGCGCGGCGAATTGATCCGCACCGAAGAGGAGATGCGGCAGGTGCCGGTGTTCGCGGACCGCTTCTGGGAACTGAAACCGCGCCGCAACGAACTCCGCACGACGGCCGGCACGGAATGGTGCGCGCTCATGAAGTACGGCACCGAGTGCGAACCGGTGTTCCGACACGGCATCCCGGACGGCTGGCGCGAGCGCTGGCGGCTGATCCGCGAGTTCACGGAACGCTGGTACCGCGTTCCGATGCCGGATATCGGCGGCCGACAGGCTGAGATTGCCGAAGCGGAAGCGCGATTGGGAAGGAAGTTGCCACCCTCAGTGCGGGAGTGGGTAGCGTTTGCACACGATGCAAACATGCGCCCCAACCATCCCATTTACCTACACGTTTTCCGCGAACTCTACGAAATGGAGAATGTCCCCGATCACCCGGCACTCTCATTGTTGCGTCAATATGAAGACGGTTACGCGTGGGCTGTACATCATAACACGCTTGACGATCCCGACCCACCAGTCCACGGATACGGCTTTGAATTCGAGAACGGAATGGCGACAACCTGTTCCCCAGACACCGAACGGAATCCGCTCGCTACCACGGTAACGGAATTCACCTTGGGAACAGCTCTCACGTACATGAAAGGACATGTCAGTGGAGATTGGGTTAGTACCACAAGCGCTGATCCGGCATCTGTACTTAACGAACTCGCTGCCACATTTCCCCCACCGACCCGATTCGGCCATTACAACATCTACGAGGCCGAGAACATCATGGTGCTGGCGAGTCCGGAGATTCGGAGATCAGGCACTTGGTTTGAAATGAGGATCTTCAAGCCATTAACTCGCGAACAAATGCCTGCATCACTCTGGAGGTATTCCAGTAATGGGCGGGCATCTCACCAACTAACGGAGCGCAGCATCCTACCACCTGCTGGACCAAACGACCCCATCCCATTCTAA
- a CDS encoding tetratricopeptide repeat protein: MVASLFVGAVLCVSAEPAAPGMTEAHRDALARFGAGIWNLRRERLLTAAKQLEAAAKQDPDAIEPLKELAKLYAQLGRDPEAIRLARKISARDPDDCDTALLLGRLLSNAGELPEAVAAVSRACGSKAITERPEKAVRAFRDLATLSEKTKDLSTAEAALRKAVGLVTEGRATVIAMAAFTPKEADSEAAECLEQLGHLLVKRRKFASAVEAYTDAAKLFADPKKADDALSAARLNWNLSGALQAQGEPVIALKHLEEFLKLRPQAPEPYQRYAKLLHAANRDDDVVPQLRKLTERDERNRSLVAVLAAEMASDPASRREADELFKALTGITAEPRVIAVMVRSHLDTRRAGEIIADLDRSFALLEEKKNDKAEAPVTAEAKAFAAEKARAIAEAFQNDPDGVSALLRAAAEDLRVGTKRTHGTYYFLGTLASQHRRLDLAAAQYRQAVLRAPKELQGEAYSALIDVLWFAGKPAEVETVCRDGLDAPGVQIAPVFFNYHLARALAEQGKAIAAIAAADKAIQQAGTERLAVRLRKHQVLQILGQWTDAIEYGKKLSEEFDSPTDRPKVRYAQAGAYWGAKKPLEAEALLRAILDDDADAAGACNDLGYHLAEQGRNLDEAERLIRHAIELDRIERRKSGSAEVENAAYRDSLGWVLFRQGKFVDAKAELEKALTLVGGDTDATVWDHLGDVLFRLNDKPKAKSAWEKARELYEADVRFSARGKRDGRLDEVKRKLARVPQ; the protein is encoded by the coding sequence ATGGTCGCGAGTTTGTTTGTCGGTGCCGTGCTGTGCGTGTCGGCCGAACCCGCTGCGCCGGGGATGACCGAGGCCCACCGCGACGCGCTCGCGCGCTTCGGCGCGGGCATCTGGAACCTGCGCCGCGAACGGCTCCTGACCGCCGCGAAGCAACTCGAAGCGGCCGCGAAGCAAGACCCGGACGCGATCGAGCCGCTCAAGGAACTCGCCAAACTCTACGCCCAACTCGGGCGCGACCCCGAAGCCATCCGCCTCGCGCGCAAGATCAGCGCCAGAGACCCCGACGACTGCGACACCGCCCTTCTTCTGGGGCGCTTGCTCTCCAACGCGGGCGAGTTACCCGAGGCGGTCGCGGCGGTGAGTCGCGCGTGCGGGAGCAAGGCAATCACCGAGCGCCCGGAGAAGGCCGTTCGCGCCTTCCGCGACCTCGCCACACTCAGCGAAAAGACTAAGGATCTCTCCACGGCCGAAGCCGCGCTCCGCAAAGCGGTGGGCCTCGTCACCGAGGGCCGCGCAACGGTCATCGCGATGGCCGCGTTCACGCCGAAGGAAGCCGACTCCGAGGCCGCCGAGTGCCTCGAACAATTGGGGCACCTGCTCGTGAAGCGCCGAAAGTTCGCTTCGGCGGTCGAAGCCTACACCGACGCGGCGAAGCTCTTCGCGGACCCCAAGAAGGCCGACGACGCGCTCAGTGCCGCACGACTAAACTGGAACCTTTCGGGCGCGCTTCAGGCGCAGGGCGAACCAGTGATTGCTCTCAAGCACCTCGAAGAGTTCCTCAAACTGCGGCCCCAAGCGCCGGAGCCGTACCAGCGCTACGCGAAGTTACTTCACGCCGCGAACCGCGACGACGACGTTGTACCCCAACTACGAAAACTGACCGAGCGCGACGAACGGAACCGCTCGCTCGTCGCGGTACTCGCTGCGGAGATGGCGAGCGACCCGGCTTCGCGGCGCGAGGCGGACGAACTGTTCAAGGCACTGACCGGCATCACGGCCGAGCCAAGAGTGATCGCCGTGATGGTGCGCTCGCACCTCGACACGCGCCGCGCCGGGGAGATCATCGCGGATCTCGATCGGTCGTTCGCACTCCTCGAAGAAAAGAAGAATGACAAGGCCGAAGCGCCGGTCACGGCCGAGGCGAAGGCGTTCGCGGCAGAGAAGGCGCGGGCCATCGCCGAAGCGTTCCAAAACGACCCGGACGGCGTTTCCGCGCTCCTGCGGGCCGCCGCCGAGGACCTCCGCGTCGGGACCAAGCGGACCCACGGCACCTACTACTTTCTGGGCACGCTCGCGAGCCAGCACCGCCGACTCGACCTCGCTGCGGCGCAGTACCGTCAGGCCGTACTTCGTGCCCCCAAAGAGTTGCAGGGTGAGGCGTACTCGGCACTCATCGACGTGCTGTGGTTCGCGGGGAAACCGGCCGAGGTAGAAACCGTGTGCCGCGACGGGTTGGACGCCCCGGGCGTTCAGATCGCCCCCGTCTTCTTCAACTACCACCTCGCGCGTGCCCTCGCCGAGCAGGGCAAGGCGATCGCGGCGATCGCCGCTGCGGATAAAGCTATTCAGCAGGCCGGCACCGAACGGCTCGCGGTCCGGTTGAGGAAACACCAGGTACTGCAAATTCTCGGCCAGTGGACCGACGCCATCGAGTACGGCAAGAAACTGTCCGAGGAGTTCGATTCGCCGACCGACCGACCGAAGGTGCGGTACGCACAAGCGGGGGCGTATTGGGGCGCGAAGAAGCCGCTCGAGGCGGAAGCCCTCCTGCGAGCGATCCTCGACGACGACGCGGACGCCGCCGGCGCGTGCAACGACCTGGGCTACCACCTCGCGGAACAGGGGCGCAATCTCGATGAAGCCGAGCGGCTCATCCGCCACGCGATCGAACTGGACCGCATCGAGCGCCGGAAGTCCGGTAGCGCGGAAGTGGAGAATGCCGCGTACCGCGACAGTTTGGGCTGGGTGCTATTCCGACAGGGCAAATTTGTGGACGCGAAAGCGGAACTGGAGAAGGCCCTGACGCTTGTCGGTGGGGACACGGACGCGACCGTATGGGACCACCTGGGCGACGTGCTGTTCCGGTTGAACGACAAGCCGAAGGCCAAGAGCGCCTGGGAAAAGGCTAGGGAACTGTACGAAGCGGACGTGCGGTTCTCGGCACGCGGAAAACGCGACGGCCGGCTCGACGAAGTGAAGCGGAAGTTGGCCCGCGTCCCGCAGTAA
- the ispE gene encoding 4-(cytidine 5'-diphospho)-2-C-methyl-D-erythritol kinase, whose amino-acid sequence MTRSSASHPHADPLPVHPTFFAGRDSVVIAAPAKLNLFLEILRKRPDGYHDLESLMVAVGLFDTLEMRAAPNGAIALTCEPATLSSGTDNLVHKAATALRTRANRPDLGASIHLTKRIPTQAGLGGGSSDAAAALVGLNQIWKLALTREELVAIAAFIGSDVAFFLSLPAAWCTGRGDVTTPESAALGSGTDSGPCFVLVFPPVGISTVEVYKRLAVPNEPVSGDRVRAAYRARDAVALGRAMFNRLEEPAFVIEPIVDRIRKRLSQLNAAGAMMSGSGSTVFAPCRDAREAQSVAAAFTDSRPADEPESRVLVVHGFTP is encoded by the coding sequence ATGACGCGCTCCAGCGCCTCGCATCCGCACGCGGACCCGCTACCGGTCCATCCGACGTTTTTCGCCGGGCGCGACTCCGTTGTTATCGCGGCACCCGCGAAGCTCAATCTCTTTCTCGAAATCCTCCGCAAGCGCCCGGACGGGTACCACGACCTCGAATCACTGATGGTCGCGGTCGGCCTGTTCGACACGCTCGAGATGCGCGCCGCGCCGAACGGCGCAATCGCTCTCACCTGCGAACCCGCGACACTCTCATCCGGCACGGATAATCTCGTTCACAAGGCCGCGACCGCTCTGCGAACTCGCGCCAACCGGCCCGACCTCGGGGCCTCGATCCACCTCACGAAACGTATCCCCACTCAGGCCGGTTTGGGCGGCGGATCGAGCGACGCGGCGGCCGCACTCGTGGGCTTGAATCAAATTTGGAAATTGGCGCTGACACGCGAAGAACTTGTCGCTATTGCCGCGTTCATTGGTTCGGACGTGGCGTTCTTCCTCTCGCTCCCGGCCGCCTGGTGTACCGGGCGCGGGGACGTGACGACGCCGGAGTCGGCGGCGCTCGGAAGTGGGACGGATAGCGGTCCGTGTTTCGTGCTGGTGTTCCCGCCCGTGGGGATCAGCACGGTGGAAGTGTACAAGCGCCTGGCGGTCCCGAACGAGCCGGTGAGCGGGGACCGCGTGCGAGCGGCGTACCGGGCCCGCGACGCGGTCGCGCTGGGCCGGGCGATGTTCAACCGACTGGAAGAGCCGGCCTTCGTGATCGAGCCGATTGTGGACCGCATTCGGAAGCGATTGAGTCAATTGAACGCGGCCGGGGCGATGATGTCCGGGAGCGGATCAACGGTCTTCGCCCCCTGCCGCGACGCGCGTGAAGCTCAAAGTGTGGCCGCGGCCTTTACGGACTCGCGCCCGGCCGACGAACCCGAATCTCGCGTACTCGTAGTTCACGGTTTTACCCCCTGA
- a CDS encoding SpoVG family protein encodes MVITEVRIKLCEENNERLLAFCSVTFDNAFVVRDLKVIEGTKGIFVAMPSRKLTDRCCRCSGKNHLRARFCNQCGTRLDDQRAMRAVDGRAKLHADIAHPIHSGARELIQSAVVEAYAKEKERSKLPGYVCTYDEFDYDDDVPVSYGGMVTEMGKTVKAHGPHAAPKGTHFHSTDAPAPAAKSGRPDDFASGIV; translated from the coding sequence GTGGTCATCACGGAAGTTCGCATCAAGTTGTGTGAGGAGAACAACGAGCGGCTGCTCGCGTTCTGCTCGGTCACCTTCGACAACGCCTTCGTCGTCCGGGATTTGAAGGTCATCGAGGGGACCAAGGGCATCTTCGTTGCCATGCCGAGCCGCAAGCTCACCGACCGGTGCTGTCGGTGCAGCGGTAAGAACCACCTGCGGGCGCGGTTCTGTAACCAGTGCGGCACGCGGCTCGACGACCAGCGCGCGATGCGCGCGGTGGACGGCCGCGCGAAACTGCACGCGGACATCGCGCACCCGATCCACAGTGGCGCCCGCGAGCTGATCCAGTCGGCCGTCGTGGAGGCCTACGCCAAGGAAAAAGAGCGGTCGAAGCTGCCGGGCTACGTCTGCACCTACGACGAGTTCGACTACGACGACGATGTCCCCGTGAGCTACGGCGGCATGGTCACCGAGATGGGCAAGACCGTCAAAGCCCACGGCCCGCACGCGGCCCCGAAGGGCACGCACTTCCACAGCACCGACGCGCCGGCCCCCGCTGCCAAGAGCGGCCGGCCCGACGATTTCGCGTCCGGGATCGTGTAA
- a CDS encoding carbonic anhydrase, translating to MEKLISGIHKFQSDVFAPNCAFFRKLADGQSPQALFITCSDSRMVPDMICQTDPGELFVLRNAGNIVPPYSPGSPSGEAATIEYALRGLNIRHIIVCGHTRCGAMQAVLQPECTANMPRVKQWLDHAQASAEIVCTCYSHLTGEARAKVLVQENVLTQLEHLRTHPAVATALASGELKLHAWVYKMETGEVFAYDPESGQFANLGAEAIPAHPLIRRGPMNSAVHAGV from the coding sequence TTGGAAAAGCTCATCAGCGGTATTCACAAGTTCCAGTCCGACGTGTTCGCGCCCAATTGCGCGTTCTTCCGCAAGCTCGCGGACGGGCAGTCCCCGCAAGCCCTGTTCATCACCTGCTCCGATTCGCGGATGGTGCCGGACATGATTTGCCAGACCGACCCCGGCGAACTGTTCGTGCTCCGCAACGCGGGCAACATCGTCCCGCCGTACTCGCCCGGCTCGCCCAGCGGCGAGGCCGCGACGATCGAGTACGCGCTCCGGGGCCTGAACATCCGGCACATCATCGTCTGCGGGCACACGCGGTGCGGCGCGATGCAGGCCGTGCTCCAGCCGGAATGCACGGCGAACATGCCCCGCGTGAAGCAGTGGCTCGACCACGCCCAGGCGAGCGCGGAAATCGTCTGCACCTGCTACTCGCACCTGACGGGCGAGGCGCGGGCGAAGGTGCTCGTTCAGGAGAACGTGTTAACGCAACTGGAGCACCTGCGGACGCACCCCGCCGTTGCCACCGCCCTCGCCTCGGGCGAACTGAAGTTGCACGCCTGGGTGTACAAGATGGAGACCGGTGAAGTGTTCGCTTACGACCCGGAGAGCGGACAGTTCGCGAACCTCGGAGCGGAGGCGATCCCGGCGCACCCGCTGATCCGGCGCGGGCCGATGAATTCGGCCGTCCACGCGGGCGTGTGA